In Candidatus Methylomirabilota bacterium, the DNA window GTACTCGCCGGCCTGCTTCACGACCGCGGCGTCGAGAGGCAGAACGCCCGACGCGTGGCCGAGTCGGACGTCCGCGCCGGGCTTAGCGGTCGAGCATTCGTGGACCAGCGTGCCCTCGATGCGCGCGGCTACGGCGAGGCACATGGAGGACGTCAGCGGGAAGGCGCGGTGACAGTTGCCCATGGAGATGGCGCGGGCGACGACGTCCGCGGCCTCGTGGCCGACGCGCGTGCCGTCGAGCGCGGTGTACTCGACGGGGGCCGTGACCATGGCGATCTTCGGCGTGGCGGCGCTGCCGGGGATGCCCATCAGGTGCGAGGCGGCGACGCGGATCTTCTCGAGGCGCGCGCAGACCGCCTTGTCGCCGTCCACGGCCTGCGGCGTCTCGGTGCCGGTAAGACCCAGATCGCGGGCGCGGACGAAGACCATGGGGATCGAGGCGTCCACCAGCGAGGCTTCGACGCCTTCGACCAGCTCGCGTGTCTTGCCGGTCGGCAGGAGCCGGCCCGTGCCCGCGCCGCCGGGCTCGAGGAAATCGAGCGCGATGCGGGCGCCCGTGCCCGCCACGCCGGGCAGCTCGAAGTCGCCGTGGACGGCGGGCTCGCTGCCCGCGACGGGCACGCGCGCCACGATGAGCTTCTTGGTGTTGGTGTTGTGGATGCGCACGAGCGTCTCGCCCTCGATGGGCTGGATCAGGCGCTCCTCGATGGCGAAGGGCCCGACGGCGGAGGAGCAGTTGCCGCAGTTGCCCGTGTAGTCCACGTGCGCCGTGTCCACTTCGACCTGCGCGAAGGTGTAGTCCACGTCGGCGCCTGGGTGGGTGGTCGGGCCGATGATGCAGGCCTTGGAGAGGGACGAGATACCGCCGCCCAGGCCGTCGAGCTGGCGGCCGTAGGGGTCGGGGCTGCCGAGTGCCGCCAGCAGGATGTAGTCGCGTTCGACGCCGGCCGGCGGCAGATCGCGCTCGTGGAAGACGAGACAGCGGCTGGTGCCACCGCGCATGTAGACGGCGCGGACGCGGGCT includes these proteins:
- a CDS encoding PrpF domain-containing protein, translated to MTQARVRAVYMRGGTSRCLVFHERDLPPAGVERDYILLAALGSPDPYGRQLDGLGGGISSLSKACIIGPTTHPGADVDYTFAQVEVDTAHVDYTGNCGNCSSAVGPFAIEERLIQPIEGETLVRIHNTNTKKLIVARVPVAGSEPAVHGDFELPGVAGTGARIALDFLEPGGAGTGRLLPTGKTRELVEGVEASLVDASIPMVFVRARDLGLTGTETPQAVDGDKAVCARLEKIRVAASHLMGIPGSAATPKIAMVTAPVEYTALDGTRVGHEAADVVARAISMGNCHRAFPLTSSMCLAVAARIEGTLVHECSTAKPGADVRLGHASGVLPLDAAVVKQAGEY